One Punica granatum isolate Tunisia-2019 chromosome 3, ASM765513v2, whole genome shotgun sequence genomic window carries:
- the LOC116199908 gene encoding carbonic anhydrase 2-like isoform X2 — protein sequence MATDKYDQAIAELSKLLSEKAELQGVAAAKVKQLTAELQSAAQGFDPVGRVKTGFAHFRTEKYEKNPDLYGQLAKGQSPKFMVFACSDSRVCPSHVLDFQPGEAFMVRNIANMVPPYDKTKYSGVGAAIEYAVLHLKVENIVVIGHSCCGGIKGLMSIPDDGATSSDFIEHWVNICAPAKSKIKTEHSSLSFEEQCHNCEKEAVNVSLGNLLTYPFVREAVVKKTLVLKGAHYDFVKGSFELWDLDFKIFPCLTV from the exons ATGGCAACTGACAAGTACGATCAAGCCATTGCCGAGCTCTCCAAGCTCCTCAG CGAGAAGGCCGAGCTCCAAGGCGTTGCCGCCGCGAAGGTGAAGCAGCTGACGGCGGAGCTGCAGTCGGCCGCCCAAGGATTTGACCCAGTCGGGCGGGTCAAAACCGGGTTCGCCCATTTCAGGACCGAGAAATACGA AAAGAATCCTGATTTATACGGACAGCTTGCAAAAGGCCAGAGCCCAAag TTCATGGTGTTCGCATGCTCGGATTCAAGGGTCTGCCCATCGCACGTCCTTGACTTCCAGCCGGGGGAGGCCTTCATGGTCAGGAACATTGCGAACATGGTCCCTCCATATGACAAG ACGAAATACTCGGGAGTGGGGGCAGCCATTGAATATGCGGTTCTGCATCTCAAG GTGGAGAACATTGTGGTGATAGGGCATAGCTGTTGCGGAGGTATAAAGGGGCTCATGTCTATCCCCGACGACGGGGCCACCTCCAG CGATTTCATTGAACACTGGGTGAACATCTGTGCACCGGCAAAGTCCAAGATTAAGACCGAACACAGCAGCCTGAGCTTCGAGGAGCAGTGCCACAACTGCGAGAAG GAGGCCGTGAACGTTTCACTTGGGAACCTTTTGACATATCCGTTCGTGAGAGAAGCAGTTGTGAAGAAAACTCTGGTTCTCAAGGGAGCTCATTATGATTTCGTCAAGGGAAGCTTCGAGCTGTGGGATCTCGACTTCAAGATCTTCCCTTGCTTGACCGTCTGA
- the LOC116199908 gene encoding carbonic anhydrase 2-like isoform X1, whose translation MAGKLSKCVMLCCPGKLPKEDMATDKYDQAIAELSKLLSEKAELQGVAAAKVKQLTAELQSAAQGFDPVGRVKTGFAHFRTEKYEKNPDLYGQLAKGQSPKFMVFACSDSRVCPSHVLDFQPGEAFMVRNIANMVPPYDKTKYSGVGAAIEYAVLHLKVENIVVIGHSCCGGIKGLMSIPDDGATSSDFIEHWVNICAPAKSKIKTEHSSLSFEEQCHNCEKEAVNVSLGNLLTYPFVREAVVKKTLVLKGAHYDFVKGSFELWDLDFKIFPCLTV comes from the exons AAGGAAGACATGGCAACTGACAAGTACGATCAAGCCATTGCCGAGCTCTCCAAGCTCCTCAG CGAGAAGGCCGAGCTCCAAGGCGTTGCCGCCGCGAAGGTGAAGCAGCTGACGGCGGAGCTGCAGTCGGCCGCCCAAGGATTTGACCCAGTCGGGCGGGTCAAAACCGGGTTCGCCCATTTCAGGACCGAGAAATACGA AAAGAATCCTGATTTATACGGACAGCTTGCAAAAGGCCAGAGCCCAAag TTCATGGTGTTCGCATGCTCGGATTCAAGGGTCTGCCCATCGCACGTCCTTGACTTCCAGCCGGGGGAGGCCTTCATGGTCAGGAACATTGCGAACATGGTCCCTCCATATGACAAG ACGAAATACTCGGGAGTGGGGGCAGCCATTGAATATGCGGTTCTGCATCTCAAG GTGGAGAACATTGTGGTGATAGGGCATAGCTGTTGCGGAGGTATAAAGGGGCTCATGTCTATCCCCGACGACGGGGCCACCTCCAG CGATTTCATTGAACACTGGGTGAACATCTGTGCACCGGCAAAGTCCAAGATTAAGACCGAACACAGCAGCCTGAGCTTCGAGGAGCAGTGCCACAACTGCGAGAAG GAGGCCGTGAACGTTTCACTTGGGAACCTTTTGACATATCCGTTCGTGAGAGAAGCAGTTGTGAAGAAAACTCTGGTTCTCAAGGGAGCTCATTATGATTTCGTCAAGGGAAGCTTCGAGCTGTGGGATCTCGACTTCAAGATCTTCCCTTGCTTGACCGTCTGA